A window of Streptomyces sp. DG1A-41 contains these coding sequences:
- a CDS encoding pyridoxal phosphate-dependent aminotransferase encodes MEFRQSSKLSEVCYEIRGPVIEHANALEEAGHSVLRLNTGNPALFGFEAPEEILQDMIRMLPQAHGYTDSRGILSARRAVAQRYQTLGLEVGVDDVFLGNGVSELVSMAVQTLIEDGDEILIPAPDFPLWTAVTTLAGGKAVHYLCDEQADWYPDLDDMASKITDRTKAVVIINPNNPTGAVYPKEIVEGILDLARRHGLMVFADEIYDQILYDDAVHHSAAALAPDLVVLTFCGLSKTYRVAGFRSGWLVVTGPRQHAKDYLEGLTMLASMRLCANAPAQYAIQAALGGRQSIRELTTPGGRLREQRDVAWEKLNEIPGVTCVKPKGALYAFPRLDPKVHKIHDDERFVLDLLLREKIQVVQGTGFNWPAPDHFRILTLPHADDLEAAIGRIGRFLGGYRQ; translated from the coding sequence ATGGAGTTCCGGCAGTCGAGCAAACTGAGCGAGGTCTGTTACGAGATCCGCGGCCCGGTGATAGAGCACGCCAACGCGCTGGAGGAGGCCGGTCACAGCGTGCTGCGCCTGAACACCGGCAACCCGGCGCTCTTCGGATTCGAGGCGCCGGAGGAGATCCTCCAGGACATGATCCGGATGCTGCCGCAGGCGCACGGCTACACCGACTCGCGCGGCATCCTCTCCGCCCGCCGTGCGGTAGCCCAGCGCTACCAGACCCTGGGCCTGGAGGTCGGCGTCGACGACGTCTTCCTCGGCAACGGCGTCTCCGAACTGGTCTCCATGGCCGTCCAGACGCTGATCGAGGACGGCGACGAGATCCTCATCCCCGCCCCGGACTTCCCCCTCTGGACGGCGGTGACGACCCTCGCGGGCGGCAAGGCGGTCCACTACCTCTGCGACGAGCAGGCCGACTGGTACCCGGACCTGGACGACATGGCCTCGAAGATCACGGACCGTACGAAGGCCGTGGTCATCATCAACCCCAACAACCCCACCGGCGCCGTCTACCCGAAGGAGATCGTCGAGGGCATCCTGGACCTCGCCCGGCGGCACGGCCTGATGGTGTTCGCCGACGAGATCTACGACCAGATCCTCTACGACGACGCCGTGCACCACTCGGCCGCCGCACTCGCCCCCGACCTGGTGGTGCTCACCTTCTGCGGCCTGTCGAAGACGTACCGCGTGGCGGGGTTCCGCTCCGGCTGGCTGGTGGTCACGGGTCCGAGGCAGCACGCCAAGGACTACCTGGAGGGCCTGACGATGCTGGCCTCCATGCGGCTGTGCGCCAACGCGCCCGCCCAGTACGCCATCCAGGCCGCGCTCGGCGGCCGGCAGTCCATCCGGGAGCTCACCACGCCGGGCGGCCGGCTGCGGGAGCAGCGCGATGTGGCCTGGGAGAAGCTCAACGAGATCCCGGGTGTGACGTGCGTGAAACCCAAGGGCGCGCTGTACGCGTTCCCGCGCCTCGACCCCAAGGTGCACAAGATCCACGACGACGAGAGGTTCGTCCTGGACCTGCTGCTGCGGGAGAAGATCCAGGTGGTGCAGGGCACGGGCTTCAACTGGCCGGCCCCGGATCACTTCCGCATCCTGACCCTGCCGCACGCGGACGACCTGGAGGCGGCGATCGGGCGGATCGGGCGGTTCCTCGGCGGGTACCGGCAGTAG
- a CDS encoding precorrin-2 C(20)-methyltransferase encodes MTGKLYGVGLGPGDPSLMTVRAVEVIAEADVIAYHSARHGRSIARSIAAQHIRADHIEERLVYPVTTETTDHPGGYKGAIDEFYAEASARLAAHLDAGRTVAVLAEGDPLFYGSYMHMHKRLADRYDTEVIPGVTSVSAAAARLGTPLAEGEEVLTILPGTLPEEELTARLASTDAAVVMKLGRTFTKVRGALEGSGRLGDARYVERATMDGERLAELADVDAESVPYFSVAVLPSRVDTERPEARERGEVVVVGTGPAGPLWLTPETRGALAAADDVVGYTTYLDRVPRRPGQVRHGSDNRVESERAEFALDLARRGRRVAVVSGGDPGVFAMATAVLEAASQKEYADVPVRVLPGVTAANAAAARAGAPLGHDYAAISLSDRLKPWEVIAERLHAAASADLVLALYNPGSRSRTWQVGKARELLLEHRAPDTPVVVARDVGGTGERVRIVRLADLDPAEVDMRTILLVGSSRTRAVRRGDGEEIVWTPRRYPEA; translated from the coding sequence GTGACCGGCAAGCTGTACGGAGTGGGGCTCGGCCCCGGTGACCCGTCCCTGATGACCGTACGGGCCGTGGAGGTCATCGCCGAGGCGGACGTGATCGCGTACCACAGCGCCCGGCACGGGCGTTCCATCGCCCGCTCGATCGCGGCGCAGCACATCCGCGCCGACCACATCGAGGAGCGGCTGGTCTATCCGGTCACGACCGAGACCACCGACCATCCCGGCGGCTACAAAGGCGCGATCGACGAGTTCTACGCCGAGGCGTCGGCCCGGCTCGCCGCGCACCTGGACGCGGGGCGGACGGTCGCGGTCCTCGCCGAGGGCGATCCGCTCTTCTACGGCTCCTACATGCACATGCACAAGCGGCTCGCCGACCGCTACGACACCGAGGTGATCCCCGGCGTCACGTCCGTGTCCGCCGCCGCCGCCCGGCTGGGCACGCCGCTCGCCGAGGGTGAGGAGGTGCTGACGATTCTGCCGGGCACGCTGCCCGAGGAGGAGCTGACCGCACGGCTCGCCTCGACCGACGCGGCCGTGGTGATGAAGCTGGGGCGGACCTTCACCAAGGTGCGCGGCGCGCTGGAGGGTTCGGGGCGGCTGGGCGACGCCCGGTATGTCGAGCGGGCCACCATGGACGGGGAGCGGCTCGCCGAACTGGCCGACGTGGACGCGGAGTCGGTGCCGTACTTCTCGGTGGCCGTGCTGCCTAGCCGAGTCGACACCGAGCGGCCCGAGGCCCGGGAGCGGGGCGAGGTCGTCGTGGTCGGGACCGGGCCGGCCGGTCCGCTGTGGCTGACGCCCGAGACCCGGGGTGCGCTGGCCGCCGCCGACGACGTGGTCGGCTACACGACCTACCTCGACCGGGTGCCGCGGCGCCCCGGGCAGGTCCGGCACGGCTCGGACAACCGGGTCGAGTCGGAGCGCGCCGAGTTCGCCCTCGATCTGGCCCGGCGCGGGCGGCGGGTCGCGGTCGTCTCCGGCGGCGACCCGGGCGTCTTCGCCATGGCGACGGCCGTCCTGGAGGCCGCGTCCCAGAAGGAGTACGCGGACGTCCCGGTGCGGGTGCTGCCGGGCGTGACCGCAGCCAACGCGGCAGCGGCCCGTGCGGGCGCTCCCCTCGGCCACGACTACGCCGCCATCTCGCTCTCCGACCGGCTCAAGCCCTGGGAGGTCATCGCCGAACGGCTGCACGCGGCGGCCTCGGCGGACCTGGTGCTGGCCCTGTACAACCCCGGTTCGCGCAGCCGCACCTGGCAGGTGGGCAAGGCACGCGAGCTGCTGCTGGAGCACCGGGCGCCGGACACCCCGGTCGTGGTGGCGCGGGACGTGGGCGGCACCGGCGAACGCGTCCGGATCGTACGACTGGCCGACCTGGATCCGGCCGAGGTCGACATGCGCACGATCCTCCTGGTCGGCTCCTCCCGGACCCGGGCGGTACGGCGCGGGGACGGCGAGGAGATCGTGTGGACTCCGCGGCGCTATCCGGAGGCGTGA
- the cbiE gene encoding precorrin-6y C5,15-methyltransferase (decarboxylating) subunit CbiE → MTPAPDAPTAAVTVVGLGADGWAGLPDASRSALREADVLIGGPRQLDLLPPGCTGQRVAWPSPLRPAVPGLLAAHAGRRIAVLASGDPMFYGIGRALAEETGALRVLPHPSSVSYAAARLGWPLEDVEVVTLVGRPAARLAAALHHGRRLLVLSADATTPGEVAALLRDRGFGPSRMRVLEQLGGDRERRTEELTADDWLAAQPPGDPLNIVAVECRRAPAALRLGAVPGLPDEAYEHDGQLTKRHIRAATLGVLAPAPGELLWDIGGGSGSIGVEWMRAHPSCRAVTVERDPARAERITRNADRLGVPGLRVVTGAAPAVLAELPPPDAVFVGGGLTAPGLLEACWEALPDGGRLVANTVTLESEALLADAHRRHGGELVRLAVAHAVPVGGFTGWRQAMPVTQWAVRKTLDTPSGADR, encoded by the coding sequence GTGACCCCCGCACCTGACGCACCGACCGCCGCCGTGACCGTCGTCGGGCTCGGGGCCGACGGCTGGGCGGGGCTGCCCGACGCCTCCCGCAGCGCACTGCGCGAGGCCGACGTCCTGATCGGCGGACCCCGCCAGCTGGATCTGCTGCCGCCGGGGTGCACCGGGCAGCGCGTCGCCTGGCCCTCGCCGCTGCGCCCCGCCGTCCCCGGCCTGCTCGCCGCGCACGCCGGCCGCCGGATCGCCGTACTGGCCAGCGGGGACCCCATGTTCTACGGCATCGGCCGCGCCCTCGCCGAGGAGACCGGCGCCCTGCGCGTCCTGCCGCACCCCTCCTCCGTCTCCTACGCCGCCGCCCGGCTCGGCTGGCCGCTGGAGGACGTCGAGGTCGTCACGCTCGTCGGCCGGCCCGCCGCCCGCCTGGCCGCCGCCCTGCACCACGGCCGGCGCCTCCTGGTCCTCAGCGCCGACGCCACCACCCCTGGCGAGGTCGCCGCCCTGCTGCGGGACCGGGGCTTCGGGCCCAGCCGGATGCGCGTCCTCGAACAGCTCGGCGGCGACAGGGAACGCAGGACCGAAGAGCTGACAGCCGACGACTGGCTTGCGGCGCAGCCGCCCGGCGATCCCCTGAACATCGTCGCCGTGGAGTGCCGCCGCGCCCCGGCCGCCCTGCGCCTCGGCGCCGTACCAGGGCTCCCGGACGAGGCGTACGAGCACGACGGGCAGCTCACCAAGCGGCACATCCGCGCCGCCACCCTCGGCGTGCTCGCCCCCGCCCCCGGCGAACTGCTGTGGGACATCGGCGGCGGCTCCGGCTCGATCGGCGTCGAGTGGATGCGCGCGCACCCCTCGTGCCGCGCGGTCACCGTGGAGCGGGACCCGGCGCGCGCCGAACGGATCACCCGCAACGCCGACCGGCTCGGCGTGCCCGGACTGCGGGTCGTCACCGGCGCCGCGCCCGCCGTCCTCGCCGAACTCCCGCCCCCCGACGCCGTGTTCGTCGGCGGCGGTCTCACCGCGCCCGGCCTCCTCGAAGCGTGCTGGGAGGCGCTGCCCGACGGCGGCCGGCTGGTCGCCAACACCGTGACGCTGGAGTCCGAGGCGCTGCTCGCCGACGCCCACCGGCGTCACGGCGGCGAACTGGTGCGGCTCGCCGTGGCGCACGCAGTGCCGGTGGGAGGCTTCACCGGGTGGCGGCAGGCGATGCCGGTGACCCAGTGGGCCGTACGGAAGACGCTCGACACCCCTTCAGGAGCAGACAGATGA
- a CDS encoding cobalt-precorrin-5B (C(1))-methyltransferase, with protein sequence MSSEVKGGRRAQLERTGLRPGWTTGACATAATTAAYTALLTGEFPDPVTITLPKGQTPSFALAVEELGDGHAMAGVVKDAGDDPDVTHGALVRVTVRRLPAGAGVVFKAGPGVGTITRPGLPLPVGEPAVNPVPRQMMREHVAEVAARHGGSGDVEITVSVDDGEEIARSTWNPRLGILGGLSILGTTGIVVPYSCSAWIDSIRRGVDVARAAGRTHVAGCTGSTSEKTVVAEYGLPEDALLDMGDFAGAVLKYIRRHPVDRLTICGGFAKLSKLAAGHLDLHSARSQVDKGFLAELARRGGADEALAAEVADANTGLAALQSCMAAGVPLGDLVATTARDEALAVLRGAPVVVDVICIDRAGTVVGRSAPA encoded by the coding sequence ATGAGCAGCGAAGTGAAGGGCGGCCGCAGGGCCCAGCTGGAGCGCACCGGCCTGCGGCCGGGCTGGACCACCGGCGCCTGTGCGACGGCGGCCACGACGGCTGCGTACACCGCCCTGCTGACCGGCGAGTTTCCCGACCCCGTGACGATCACGCTGCCGAAGGGGCAGACGCCGTCGTTCGCGCTGGCCGTCGAGGAGCTGGGCGACGGGCACGCGATGGCGGGGGTCGTGAAGGACGCCGGCGACGACCCGGACGTCACGCACGGCGCGCTGGTCCGGGTCACGGTACGGCGGCTGCCCGCCGGGGCGGGGGTCGTTTTCAAGGCGGGCCCCGGGGTCGGCACCATCACCCGCCCCGGCCTGCCCCTGCCCGTCGGCGAACCGGCCGTCAACCCGGTTCCCCGCCAGATGATGCGCGAGCACGTCGCCGAGGTCGCCGCCCGGCACGGCGGCTCGGGCGACGTCGAGATCACCGTCTCCGTCGACGACGGCGAGGAGATCGCCCGCTCCACCTGGAACCCCCGGCTCGGCATCCTGGGCGGCCTGTCCATCCTCGGCACGACCGGCATCGTCGTCCCGTACTCCTGCTCGGCGTGGATCGACTCCATCCGGCGGGGCGTGGACGTCGCGCGGGCGGCGGGGCGTACGCATGTCGCCGGGTGCACCGGATCGACCTCGGAGAAGACGGTCGTGGCCGAGTACGGGCTGCCCGAGGACGCCCTGCTCGACATGGGCGACTTCGCGGGCGCCGTGCTGAAGTACATCCGCCGCCACCCCGTCGACCGCCTGACGATCTGCGGCGGCTTCGCCAAGCTCTCCAAGCTCGCCGCCGGGCACCTCGACCTGCACTCGGCCCGTTCCCAGGTCGACAAGGGCTTCCTCGCCGAGCTGGCCCGGCGCGGCGGCGCGGACGAGGCGCTGGCCGCGGAGGTGGCGGACGCCAACACCGGGCTCGCCGCGCTCCAGTCGTGTATGGCCGCCGGGGTGCCGCTCGGCGACCTGGTCGCCACGACCGCCCGCGACGAGGCCCTGGCCGTGCTGCGCGGGGCGCCGGTCGTGGTCGACGTGATCTGCATCGACCGGGCGGGCACCGTGGTGGGGCGCAGCGCGCCGGCCTGA
- a CDS encoding IucA/IucC family protein, with protein sequence MERVDLMPPPDGDDSAQGASSPGDSAQDGPVAGGLAERADAYAAVPLLNCLLREVGERVEPGVYRLRTSGRLLRVRGRRRFTGPEVHVDGAWHRLTHAELVKLTAEELRRRTGLSNFGLPAEMIDSRDAVAALLAARARAIPPADPYLRSEQCLLTGHTHHPAPKARGGGPAADWLPYAPEAYARFPLTLLGLREDTVVEEGDTSALDALGTAPPGYRLLPAHPWQLDLAGPELADAFADGRLVRLGTTAFDTWPTAAIRTLYAPGHDLFLKFSLDVRITNDIRRLWRHDLLALRRTDAAVCAAFETFDGPPAWLSDRGYRTADFAFEALAVLVRDGFGGRLLPGATPLLAAGLVEGFDGSPLDGAADPEAWWAAYLAQVVPPALTAFARHGVVIEAHLQNTLVAVDAGGTPVQALYRDAEGVKLLPEVSREAGWERLVYCLVVNHLAEIAGALAERHPGLDPWPAVRRELARHDVPEIPALLASPTLPAKTNLLLRWTGADGADARYLPLPNPLRGA encoded by the coding sequence GTGGAACGCGTGGACCTCATGCCCCCGCCCGACGGCGACGACTCCGCCCAGGGCGCATCCTCCCCCGGCGACTCCGCCCAGGACGGCCCGGTCGCCGGCGGTCTCGCCGAACGGGCCGACGCGTACGCCGCCGTGCCGCTGCTGAACTGCCTGCTGCGGGAGGTGGGGGAGCGCGTGGAGCCGGGCGTGTACCGGCTGCGGACCAGCGGCCGTCTGTTGCGGGTGCGGGGCCGCCGCCGATTCACCGGACCCGAGGTGCACGTGGACGGCGCCTGGCACCGCCTCACCCACGCCGAACTGGTCAAGCTCACCGCCGAGGAACTCCGCCGCCGGACCGGCCTGTCCAACTTCGGACTGCCCGCCGAGATGATCGACAGCCGGGACGCCGTGGCCGCGCTGCTGGCCGCCCGCGCCCGGGCGATCCCGCCCGCCGACCCCTATCTGCGCTCCGAACAGTGTCTCCTCACCGGCCACACCCACCACCCGGCCCCCAAGGCGCGCGGCGGGGGCCCGGCCGCCGACTGGCTGCCGTACGCGCCCGAGGCGTACGCCCGCTTCCCGCTGACTCTGCTCGGGCTGCGCGAGGACACCGTCGTCGAGGAGGGCGACACCTCGGCCCTCGACGCCCTCGGCACGGCCCCGCCCGGCTACCGGCTGCTGCCCGCCCACCCCTGGCAGCTCGACCTGGCCGGCCCGGAGCTCGCCGACGCCTTCGCGGACGGCAGACTCGTCCGGCTCGGCACGACCGCCTTCGACACCTGGCCGACGGCCGCGATCCGCACGCTCTACGCGCCCGGCCACGACCTGTTCCTGAAGTTCAGCCTGGACGTGCGCATCACCAACGACATTCGCCGGCTCTGGCGCCACGACCTGCTCGCCCTGCGCCGGACCGACGCGGCCGTGTGCGCCGCCTTCGAGACGTTCGACGGCCCCCCGGCCTGGCTCAGCGACCGCGGGTACCGCACCGCCGACTTCGCCTTCGAGGCCTTGGCCGTCCTCGTCCGGGACGGCTTCGGCGGCCGTCTCCTGCCCGGCGCGACCCCGCTGCTCGCCGCCGGTCTCGTCGAGGGCTTCGACGGCAGCCCGCTCGACGGGGCCGCCGACCCCGAGGCGTGGTGGGCGGCGTACCTGGCGCAGGTGGTGCCCCCGGCCCTGACGGCCTTCGCCCGGCACGGTGTCGTCATCGAGGCGCACCTCCAGAACACCCTGGTCGCCGTGGACGCCGGCGGCACGCCCGTGCAGGCGCTGTACCGGGACGCCGAGGGCGTGAAACTGCTGCCGGAGGTGTCGCGGGAGGCGGGCTGGGAGCGGCTCGTGTACTGCCTGGTCGTCAACCACCTCGCGGAGATCGCCGGCGCCCTCGCGGAACGCCACCCCGGCCTCGACCCCTGGCCCGCCGTCCGCCGCGAACTCGCCCGCCACGACGTCCCCGAGATCCCCGCCCTGCTCGCCTCGCCCACCCTCCCCGCCAAGACGAACCTGCTGCTGCGCTGGACGGGCGCGGACGGCGCGGACGCGCGCTACCTGCCGCTGCCGAACCCGCTGCGCGGAGCCTGA
- a CDS encoding VWA domain-containing protein: protein MITRKRPVAAVCALLAALTAGLAFPAGAAAGEPTGQDAPKVDLVLDVSGSMRARDIDGQSRMAAAKQAFNEVLDATPEEVELGIRTLGADYPGDDRKTGCKDTAQLYPVGPLDRTEAKTAVATLTPTGWTPIGPALLKAADDLDGGDGSKRIVLISDGEDTCAPLDPCEVAREIAAKGIGLTIDTLGLVPTAKLSRQLSCIAEATGGTYTSVEHQDELTDRVNQLVDRAADPVVTPVPVEGAAECTGAPALKSGLYTDREEFGQQRWYRVDVLPGQELRASVSVAADRAVNPGYGVLLRAVTAHGREIVRGEAAGDGRTDVISTGLRYPEPERDGTDSDKPAAETVCLAVTHSFSAASGVKTTPGLPLELTVDVVDGPSQAGDVASFGLGRGWWLLGALILTGFLAGLVWGWLSRWRVAVWRTN from the coding sequence ATGATCACAAGAAAACGGCCGGTGGCAGCGGTCTGCGCCCTGCTCGCCGCGTTGACGGCCGGGCTCGCCTTCCCGGCCGGAGCGGCCGCCGGTGAACCCACCGGCCAGGACGCCCCCAAGGTCGACCTCGTCCTCGATGTGAGCGGCTCGATGCGGGCACGGGACATCGACGGGCAGTCGCGGATGGCCGCCGCGAAGCAGGCGTTCAACGAGGTGCTCGACGCGACGCCCGAGGAGGTCGAACTCGGCATCCGCACCCTGGGTGCCGACTACCCCGGGGACGACCGGAAGACGGGCTGCAAGGACACCGCTCAGCTCTATCCGGTCGGCCCCCTGGACCGCACCGAGGCCAAGACGGCCGTCGCCACGCTCACCCCGACCGGCTGGACGCCGATCGGCCCGGCCCTGCTGAAGGCGGCCGACGACCTGGACGGAGGCGACGGCTCCAAGCGCATCGTGCTGATCAGCGACGGCGAGGACACCTGCGCCCCGCTCGACCCGTGCGAGGTGGCCCGCGAGATCGCCGCCAAGGGCATCGGCCTGACCATCGACACGCTGGGCCTGGTGCCGACCGCCAAGCTCAGCAGGCAGCTGAGCTGCATCGCCGAGGCCACCGGCGGCACGTACACCTCGGTGGAGCATCAGGACGAACTCACCGACCGGGTCAACCAGTTGGTGGACCGGGCGGCCGATCCGGTGGTGACGCCGGTGCCGGTCGAGGGCGCCGCCGAGTGCACCGGGGCACCGGCGCTGAAGTCCGGGCTGTACACGGACCGGGAGGAGTTCGGGCAGCAGCGCTGGTACCGGGTGGACGTGCTGCCGGGCCAGGAGCTGCGGGCCTCGGTGAGCGTGGCGGCCGACCGGGCCGTGAACCCCGGCTACGGGGTGCTGCTGCGGGCGGTCACGGCACACGGCCGGGAGATCGTGCGCGGCGAGGCGGCGGGCGACGGCCGCACGGATGTGATCTCGACGGGGCTCAGGTACCCCGAGCCCGAGCGTGACGGCACCGACAGTGACAAGCCGGCAGCGGAGACCGTGTGCCTGGCGGTCACCCACTCCTTCTCTGCGGCCTCCGGGGTGAAGACCACGCCCGGCCTGCCGCTGGAGCTGACCGTCGACGTCGTGGACGGCCCGAGCCAGGCGGGCGACGTGGCCTCCTTCGGCCTCGGCCGCGGCTGGTGGCTGCTCGGCGCGCTGATTCTCACCGGCTTCCTCGCCGGTCTCGTCTGGGGCTGGCTCTCGCGCTGGCGGGTCGCGGTCTGGAGGACCAACTGA
- a CDS encoding acyl-CoA thioesterase, with protein MSEPFSVPVTVRGYETDVQGHLNQSVYLNYAEHARWSLLRAAGISQSALIGSGVGPVALETTIRYKRELLAGDEVEVTCAFAWGEGKTFRIEQTIRKTDGTVAAEITAVGGLLDLKARKLVAGPQEHFRKLATDPGLFGL; from the coding sequence ATGAGCGAGCCGTTTTCCGTCCCGGTGACCGTCCGCGGTTACGAGACCGACGTACAGGGTCACCTCAACCAGAGCGTCTACCTGAACTACGCGGAACACGCCCGCTGGTCGTTACTGCGGGCCGCGGGGATCAGCCAGTCCGCCCTCATCGGCAGCGGCGTGGGCCCGGTCGCCCTGGAGACGACCATCCGCTACAAGCGGGAGCTGCTCGCGGGCGACGAGGTCGAGGTGACCTGCGCCTTCGCCTGGGGCGAGGGCAAGACCTTCCGCATCGAGCAGACCATCCGCAAGACCGACGGCACGGTGGCGGCCGAGATCACGGCGGTCGGCGGCCTGCTGGACCTGAAGGCCCGCAAGCTGGTCGCGGGCCCCCAGGAGCACTTCAGGAAGCTGGCGACCGACCCGGGCCTGTTCGGGCTCTAG
- the cobM gene encoding precorrin-4 C(11)-methyltransferase, with product MTVYFIGAGPGAADLITVRGARTLAACRVCLYAGSLVPRELLAECPPDARLVDTAQLDLDQITAELLRAHEEGHDVARLHSGDPAVFSAVAEQMRRLDAAGVPYEVVPGVPAFAAAAAALKRELTVPTVGQTVILTRVANRATAMPEGEDLATLGRSGALIVLHLAAKYVDRVVAELLPHYGADCPAAVVARASRPDELIIRGTLDEIAGKTKEAGVLRTAVIMVGRTLGAEQFRDSHLYSPERERHVC from the coding sequence ATGACCGTGTACTTCATCGGTGCCGGCCCCGGTGCCGCCGACCTGATCACGGTGCGCGGCGCCCGCACGCTCGCCGCCTGCCGGGTCTGTCTGTACGCGGGCAGCCTGGTCCCGCGCGAACTGCTCGCCGAATGCCCGCCGGACGCCCGTCTGGTGGACACCGCGCAGCTCGACCTGGACCAGATCACCGCCGAGTTGCTGCGCGCCCACGAGGAGGGGCACGACGTGGCCCGGCTGCACTCCGGGGACCCCGCGGTGTTCAGCGCGGTCGCCGAGCAGATGCGGCGGCTGGACGCGGCCGGGGTGCCCTACGAGGTCGTCCCGGGCGTCCCCGCCTTCGCCGCCGCGGCCGCTGCCCTCAAGCGGGAGCTGACCGTACCGACCGTCGGCCAGACCGTGATCCTCACCCGCGTCGCCAACCGGGCCACCGCCATGCCCGAGGGAGAGGACCTGGCCACCCTCGGCCGCAGCGGCGCGCTGATCGTGCTGCACCTGGCCGCCAAGTACGTGGACCGCGTGGTCGCCGAACTCCTCCCGCACTACGGCGCCGACTGCCCCGCGGCGGTCGTCGCCCGTGCCTCCCGCCCGGACGAGCTGATCATCCGCGGCACCCTCGACGAGATCGCGGGGAAGACGAAGGAGGCCGGTGTGCTGCGCACTGCCGTGATCATGGTGGGGCGCACGCTCGGGGCGGAGCAGTTCCGGGACAGCCACCTGTACTCGCCGGAGCGGGAACGCCACGTGTGCTGA
- a CDS encoding cobalt-precorrin-6A reductase: MHVLILGGTTEARRLAELLHDTPGLTLTSSLAGRVASPRLPPGEVRIGGFGGAEGLTAWLREHRVDVLIDATHPFAGTISFHAARAAATAHVPLLALRRPGWVPVEGDDWHDAGSLEEAARLLPALGRRVFLTTGRMGLAAFAALDDLWFLVRSVDAPEAPHPARMEVLLDRGPFTLDGERELLRRHRVDVVVTKDSGGAATAPKLTAAREAGLPVLVVRRPPAPEGVPVVTGPEEAARWIGEWLHGRGFPARG, translated from the coding sequence ATGCACGTACTGATTCTCGGCGGCACCACGGAAGCCCGCCGTCTTGCCGAACTGCTCCACGACACGCCCGGCCTGACCCTGACCAGTTCCCTCGCCGGACGGGTGGCCAGCCCCCGCCTGCCTCCGGGCGAGGTCCGGATCGGCGGCTTCGGCGGGGCCGAGGGGCTGACCGCGTGGCTGCGCGAGCACCGGGTGGACGTGCTCATCGACGCCACCCACCCTTTCGCCGGGACGATCAGTTTCCACGCGGCGCGAGCCGCCGCCACCGCCCATGTTCCCCTGCTCGCCCTGCGGCGCCCCGGCTGGGTCCCCGTCGAGGGCGACGACTGGCACGACGCCGGCTCCCTGGAGGAGGCCGCGAGGCTGCTGCCCGCGCTCGGCCGGCGCGTGTTCCTCACGACCGGGCGCATGGGCCTGGCCGCGTTCGCCGCGCTGGACGACCTGTGGTTCCTCGTACGGTCCGTGGACGCGCCCGAGGCCCCGCACCCGGCCCGCATGGAGGTGCTGCTCGACCGCGGCCCCTTCACGCTCGACGGCGAACGCGAGCTGCTGCGCCGGCACCGCGTCGACGTCGTGGTGACCAAGGACAGCGGCGGAGCGGCCACCGCCCCGAAACTGACGGCCGCCCGTGAGGCCGGCCTGCCGGTCCTCGTGGTCCGCCGCCCCCCGGCCCCCGAGGGCGTCCCGGTCGTGACCGGGCCGGAGGAGGCGGCCCGGTGGATCGGGGAGTGGCTCCACGGGCGCGGGTTCCCGGCCCGCGGCTGA
- a CDS encoding precorrin-8X methylmutase, with translation MTTPTTTESSEKTTVTTYDYEKDGAAIYRQSFATIRAEADLAALPADVSQVAVRMIHACGMVDLVRDLAYTPAVVASARAALRAGAPIFTDVQMVASGVTRKRLPAGNDVLCTLADPSVPELAAKLGTTRSAAALELWRDRLEGSVVAVGNAPTALFRLLEMIEEGAPRPAAVIGVPVGFVGAAESKDALAAHPSGLEHLVVRGRRGGSAMAAAALNAIASEEE, from the coding sequence ATGACCACCCCTACGACGACCGAGAGCAGCGAGAAGACCACCGTGACCACGTACGACTACGAGAAGGACGGCGCGGCCATCTACCGCCAGTCCTTCGCCACCATCCGCGCGGAGGCGGACCTCGCGGCCCTGCCCGCCGACGTCAGCCAGGTCGCGGTCCGGATGATCCACGCCTGCGGGATGGTCGACCTCGTACGGGACCTGGCCTACACGCCGGCCGTGGTGGCTAGCGCCCGTGCGGCCCTGCGCGCGGGCGCTCCGATCTTCACCGACGTGCAGATGGTGGCCAGCGGGGTGACGCGCAAGCGGCTGCCCGCCGGCAACGACGTGCTCTGCACGCTCGCCGACCCGTCCGTGCCGGAACTGGCCGCGAAGCTCGGCACCACGCGCAGCGCCGCCGCGCTGGAGCTGTGGCGGGACCGGCTGGAGGGCTCGGTGGTCGCCGTCGGCAACGCGCCGACCGCGCTGTTCCGGCTGCTGGAGATGATCGAGGAGGGGGCTCCCCGCCCGGCCGCCGTGATCGGCGTGCCGGTCGGCTTCGTCGGGGCCGCCGAGTCCAAGGACGCCCTGGCCGCGCATCCGTCCGGTCTTGAGCACCTTGTCGTGCGCGGCCGTCGCGGGGGCAGCGCCATGGCCGCCGCCGCGCTCAACGCGATCGCGAGTGAGGAAGAGTGA